Genomic window (Cellulosilyticum lentocellum DSM 5427):
TCATTTTCTTGCATTCGATTCAGCAAGTTGGGACATACAAATGCTCCCGTTTAACCAACGAATATGAATGGAAACTGAAGAGTTGGAACCAATCAAATATTCTACTATAAGGAGGTATCCCCATGATTGCTGTTGGAATAGATGTTTCAAAATCCAAAAGCACTGTTGCTATCTTAAATTCCAATGGTTCTTTACTTGTCAAGCCATATACAATGACACATACTCAATCCGATATGTGTGCCTTGGTTGACTATTTATGTACCTTTGATGAACCCATTACCATTCTCATGGAGTATACAGGTCACTATCACTATCCAGTACTTAAAAAGCTACAACAGGAAGGATTCCCTGTCTGCATTATCAATCCATATCAAATGAAAAAATATGCCGACGTTGAAATCCATAAAGCAAAAACTGATAAAAAAGATGCTATCAGAATTGCTACATATGCTCTGGAAAAGTCTTATAAACTCGTCCCCTATAACTCATTGGAGCAGAAGTATGAAGATCTGAAATTTTTGTCAAGGCAATATAATCAACGAATTTCCTCTGTGTCCTATACAAAGGTTCAGTTGATTAACCTACTTGACCAGACAATGCCGGGAATTACTCGCTTACTTCCTCTAAAGAGCAGGAATCCTGAACAATGCGTTTTATTACTTTTTATCAAACGCTTTAAATCTTTTGATGAAATCAACAAAATCGGCAAAACACGTTTTCTTTCCAGTTATACAACACTTGTGAAGAAAACTTGCGACCGCCACGCTCCAAGTAAAGGATTGGCAATATATGAGCTTGCCACTAACAGTATTACAACCCGCGGTGAAGACCCATATATTCAGCTTGCTCAAAGTCAATGCGTAGACCTTTTAGCAACTTCACAGAATGCAGCAGATGAGATTATCCTGCAAATGCAGACCATGGCTGAAACCATACCTGAATATAAAATCCTCAGGGCTATGGCTGGCGTAGGTGATAGACTTGGTCCAATAATACTTGCTGAGATTGGTGATATTCGCCGTTTTCATAGTGGTAAAGCTCTTAATTCCTTTGCTGGAAATGATGCGCCACCTTATCAATCCTGGCAATTCGAGAGCAGAAACCGCCACATATCAAAACGTGGTAGTGCCACCCTCAGAAAAGCTTGTTTTGAGGTTATGCAGGCTCTCAAACTGACAAAACCTCAAGATGATCCCGTCTACCTTTTTATGTTAAAAAAGGAGCAGGAAGGAAAACCCTACAACGTAGCCAAAATGGCTGGTGTAAATAAGTTTCTCCGAATTTACTACGCTCGTGCGATGGAGCTTTATAAGTAAATCCGAGTTTATTATCATATATTTTTGAAAAATCTACAATACGTAGGTTTATTAAGGTTACCCTTTTTAAAGATGAAATTTCTTAAAATTCTTCTTGACAAACATTAGCAAGATTTGTCTTGGCGTTTATGAGAAGTACGTCTGAGAGAAAATGAGTGGGTATGGGTGCCTTCCGTTGTTCCGGTTCACATTTTTTTGAAACACTAAGTTCACTTATTTAGATGAACGGCAGAACTCACTTCGTTCAAACAGCTGCCTAAAACCCATCTAAAACGTTCACTAAGTGCTTCTAAAAGATGCTCCCAAGTCACTACTCCAGGCACCCATACCCACTCATTTTCACAAACATTATTGACCTCATAAACATCCAAGACAGTGAAGTAGCGTGGAAAGAAGGCGTAACGACAGTTAAAAAATACTCGAAGCCAGGGACAGGCGCCCAAGGCAATAACGTATAAAGCTTCCCATAAGTCTATTTTGCCAAGAAGTAGCTCTGTAAGGAAGCTAGGGAGCCTTACAAGCATTATTGATCTCTTAAGTATTCAAACCCCTAAGTGAAAAGTGCAGAAAAAAGATAATAACAAGTTTTGTTTTTTCTTGAAAACACTTAATGAAGGCGACTTTACGCGTTATTGCTGGTAGAACTGAGAGAGGGTAGCTGTCCTAGCGGGGTAACTTCGGAGTATTTTCAGTAGGCACTTAGCGAACGTTTTGGATGGTACTTAGTCCACGTGCCCCCGGGAACCGAGTTTGTGGACGTTCATCCAAAAAAGTGAGCTTAGTGCCTACTGAAAATACGGAGCCAAGCCACGTAGGATAGTCACCCTCTCTCAGTTCCGCTCAAATAGCCTAGTAAAGCCACCGACAAATTTCTATTTGTACAATTCACCAGCCAGATGCAAAAAAGCTACTATTCCAGTGAATATCACATGAATAGTAGCTTCAAAAAGCATTATTTTAAGTTAGCTTTAGCTGTTTCAACTAATTGTGTGAAAGCAGCTGGATTTGTGATTGCTAATTCTGATAACATTTTTCTGTTGATGTTAACGTTAGCATTTTTTAATCCGTTCATGAAACGGCTATATGATAATCCGTTTAAACGAGCTGCAGCGTTAATACGTGCAATCCATAAACGTCTGAATTCTCTTTTTCTTAATTTACGACCTACATATGCGTAGTTTAATGATTTCATTACAGCTTGTTTAGCTGTTCTGAATTGTTTTGATTTAGCTCCTCTGTAACCTTTAGCTAATTTTAATACTCTATTACGTCTTTTTTTAGTAGACATTCCGCCTTTAACTCTTGCCATTGTCTTAACCTCCTATCGTATCTTATAAATATGGTAAAATTCTCTTCATTTGTTTTTCGTTTGTGCTATCTACAATACCAGCTTTTCTTAAGTTACGTTTTGTTTTTGTAGATTTTTTAGTTAAAATATGTCTTTTATAAGCTTTATTACGTTTTAATTTACCAGTTCCTGTAACTTTGAAACGTTTTGCAGCTGCTCTATTTGTTTTTAATTTTAATTTAGCCATGATAAATGATCCTCCTTTATTCATTTGATTATTTTGTATCAAAAGGTAACTATTTTGGTGCTACCACGATAACCATTGCTCTACCTTCTAATTTAGGTTTTTGTTCTGCTACTCCCACTTCTTCTACTAAAGCTATTGCCTGTTCAAGAAGCTCATTACCTCTATGAGTATGCATCATTTCACGCCCACGGAATACAACTGAAATTTTCACTTTATCCCCTGCTTTAAGGAATTTAGCTGCATTTTTCATCTTCGTTTCAAAGTCATGTTTTTCAATACTAGCAGAAAGTCTTACTTCTTTAACGCTAACAACTTTTTGTTTTTTACGCGCTTCTTTTTCTTTCTTTGCTGCATCAAATTTGTATTTACCATAGTCCATGATTTTACAAACTGGTGGTTTTGCTTGCGGAGCAATTTTAACTAAGTCTAAGTTTTTCTCAGCTGCCATTTTTTGTGCTTCTTTGCCAGCAACAATACCAATTTGTTCGCCATCAGCTCCTACTAGTCTTACTTCTTTGTCACGAATTTGTTCGTTGATCATTAAATCGTTAATAACGGGCACCTCCTAAATTGTGTTTGCCTAAATTTATTATTTTAATCACCCTTTAAGCGATGGGTGAGCCGCTTTTAATAATATACCCTTATTAGTATATTTATTTGCTATATCAACTAAATAAGGTGGATAGCCGAAACTATCCACCTCTCTAAAAATCCATACTAAATGAAATATAATCATGTCTTAATTAGTATGACCTTACGAACTCTTTTGTTGTAAGGTGAGAAGAATAGCTTCTACTTCGTCTGGCAATCATTTGCCTTAAAACCTCATTTATCTTAACATGCATTATTTTATTTGTCAACTTTTATTTTACGTAAAATATTTATTTCTATCTTATTTGTTTTCTTCAATTTCCATGTGTTTAAGATAATTGAATTTTGTTTTGATTTCTTCATCTACACGATTAACGAAGCTTTCAAGACTTTGTACGCCTTCATCACCTTTTTGACGGCTACGAACAGAAACTGTTTTGTTTTCCATTTCTTCTGCACCGACAACAACAATATAAGGGATTCTTTCCATACGTGCTTCACGGATTTTGTATCCAATTTTTTCTGTACGATAGTCAGCTTCTACTTTCAAGATACCATGATCTTTAAACGCTTTAACAACTTCTGCTGCATAGTCTGCATATTTATCAGAAAGTGGAAGCACTTTAA
Coding sequences:
- the rplT gene encoding 50S ribosomal protein L20, producing the protein MARVKGGMSTKKRRNRVLKLAKGYRGAKSKQFRTAKQAVMKSLNYAYVGRKLRKREFRRLWIARINAAARLNGLSYSRFMNGLKNANVNINRKMLSELAITNPAAFTQLVETAKANLK
- the rpmI gene encoding 50S ribosomal protein L35, translated to MAKLKLKTNRAAAKRFKVTGTGKLKRNKAYKRHILTKKSTKTKRNLRKAGIVDSTNEKQMKRILPYL
- the infC gene encoding translation initiation factor IF-3 produces the protein MINEQIRDKEVRLVGADGEQIGIVAGKEAQKMAAEKNLDLVKIAPQAKPPVCKIMDYGKYKFDAAKKEKEARKKQKVVSVKEVRLSASIEKHDFETKMKNAAKFLKAGDKVKISVVFRGREMMHTHRGNELLEQAIALVEEVGVAEQKPKLEGRAMVIVVAPK
- a CDS encoding IS110 family RNA-guided transposase — protein: MIAVGIDVSKSKSTVAILNSNGSLLVKPYTMTHTQSDMCALVDYLCTFDEPITILMEYTGHYHYPVLKKLQQEGFPVCIINPYQMKKYADVEIHKAKTDKKDAIRIATYALEKSYKLVPYNSLEQKYEDLKFLSRQYNQRISSVSYTKVQLINLLDQTMPGITRLLPLKSRNPEQCVLLLFIKRFKSFDEINKIGKTRFLSSYTTLVKKTCDRHAPSKGLAIYELATNSITTRGEDPYIQLAQSQCVDLLATSQNAADEIILQMQTMAETIPEYKILRAMAGVGDRLGPIILAEIGDIRRFHSGKALNSFAGNDAPPYQSWQFESRNRHISKRGSATLRKACFEVMQALKLTKPQDDPVYLFMLKKEQEGKPYNVAKMAGVNKFLRIYYARAMELYK